The stretch of DNA CGACAATACACGACGTACAAGATTCTGCAATCCAcgcgaagccacgggcgaaaatatctctttataaaataaagccaAATTGCTTTTTCAAAACACAAAACCAGCGAGTATTCTAGAATGAACCAGAACGAGCAGCGCTGTcaccacagattaaataatttagagtAAAACGTCAAAGACAATGCGCGggttatttaaaatgcaatgaaGTAGGAAACAgctttttttacatatattacttGGCGTTTTTCTATGATTTTGTAAAgtgctaaaatatatatctattttcaCAGTATTAAACGGCATGACGCTAAAAGCGGAGCCGGACGAGTACCGGCCGCGCAAAGCGCGCCGAAAGCTGCCGACCGCCAAGAAGAAGATGACCTACTCCATCGTGTGCAAGAAGGTGGCCGACTTGGAAGACGCGGAGGCGCTCGTGGCCGCCGGCCTGTTCCCCTTCAAGCTCAACAGAGACGACAGCTTCTCGTGCACCATATGCCCGGAGAAGAGCGCCAACCTGGACGACCTGAAGGCCCACGTCTGCCAGCACAGCGCGTCGAACATCGCCGCCGCGATCAAGAAGATGGAGCACTCCAGCTCGCAGCGGTTCCAGAAGAACGGCCGGCTGCTGCGCTGCAAGAGCTGCAGCGCGGACGTGCACAGCTACGAGGACATGAAGCGCCACATGGAGACCTGCCGCAACGGCTGCCGGCTGAACAAGCTGCCCTTCAAGCTGGAGAAGGACCAGCTCGACTGTCCCGTCTGCAAGAAGCGGTTCCTCAACTTCGTGACCCTGAACACGCACATGAACGAGCACTACCCGAACCACACGTGCGACAGCTGCGGCAAGGCGTTCGCGTCGCGCTCCCGGCTCCGGGGACACCTGCGCACGCACGAGGTCGGCTCGTTCCCGTGCCGCTTCTGCGACGTCGTGTTCGACAAGGTGACCAAGCGGGAGAACCACGTGTCCAAGGAGCACAAGTCGGGGATACGGTACGTGTGCAAGCGATGCAACATATCGCTGTCCTCGTTCTACGCGCGGCAGAAGCACCTCGCGGAGGTGCACGACGAGGAGCTGAAGCGGTACAAGTGCAAGGCGTGCACCCAGAGCTACATCACGCCGGGCCACCTGTCCAGCCACGTGCGCCGCGACCACCTGAACGAGAGGAACCACAAGTGCACCAAGTGCGAGCTGGCGTTCTACACGCGGAACTCGCTGAAGATGCACATGATCAAGCACGACGGCGAGCGGATCCACGTGTGCAGCATATGCAACAAGTCGTACCAGCGGTTGAAGACGCTGCGGGAGCATATGCGGATACACAATAACGACAAGCGGTTCATATGCCCCGTGTGCGGGAGGGCCTTCACGCAGAAGTGCACGCTGAAGGGCCACCTGAAGGTGCACGAGCGAAGTCTGAATTAGGCTGCTCGCGCGCGGAGCGGTTctatttttgtgtgtatgtgtgtgcgtGTACACGGACTGTTGTGAAGTGTGGATGGTTTAGGAGTACTGTCCAAGAGTTGGGGAAAATTATAGAGAATTTTTATCGTGGTATCTCAAAGtgatattagattttttttttgttgctaACAATACAAGCGTTcggccccggtttcacccgtggtcACGTGTATACGCgacagtgaaagaatttttgaaatcgatctactggtttctgagattagcgcgttcaaacaaacacactcttctaatgttatattgccctactgatattatatgtGCTGATTCAGACCATAATCTATCGAtggtaccaaatttaatacagatacgataagctgttttcgcgtgaaagtgtaacataCATCCAAACATCCATCCTACGTACCAGTGGTCGCAGGTTCGATCTTTATCAAAAAACGTGAATCATGTGTGATCATATttgaagtataaaaaataattgttaatttttctaaatatatcaaaaattgcTCTTCCGTTGTAGTGtttgacaaataaattatctctttattatgtatttgacaaaagtaaaatattttatttattcaaaatatctcaCAAATTGCTCAGCCGTTTTGTGTATAACAAAAAGgcaaattttttacattttgtattaaaagttatgtatattgtttCGCCGTTCACAACTTttaacgaacaaacaaacaaactgtttacatatagtattgtataatgtatatatacaagaaacatgttataattaaataaattttattaggaaaaaaatatgtatcaaaaatttttgatttacaaaagtgcaataaaattttttcacgttattgatttataagaacttttttattaaataagttatatttaaagtgtgttttatttcaccTACTAACCAATGATGAATTTATAgacctgggttcgattcccaagactaattattagttatattttttttacattcctTTTCCGGTCTGCAAGGTTGCAACAATCTACTAGGTTGTCTGGCATTTATTGCTGTTTAGCATAAGGTCGCCATGTTCTCGAAATATCATTGAATCATTACATtgtttaaggtttattttctgtttttgtataataaagcttaataaataatgaaaataaatttattttgctggTGTACATAATacatccttaaaataaatgacaatacCAAACCAGCACAGCgagcggccttatcacttaagAGTGATTTCCTTCAGGCAATTTActgtgtataattatataaaggaGGTGGCaggtttgtaataaataaatacatgaatatacCCATATAAACATGATATAACATAAGTGCATAAGTAGAAGCGAGGGGTGTTCGGGGGCGAGGAACCGGaaaaaacgataaaaacaTGATATATTGAAGTATTACCATATGCATGTTGTATGCGATTAGAGAGTTTTTATCTTGtcgctattaaaaaaaccagttatgtaaatgaaacgtcagtaggtatatttaaaatttatttgacggagtttattacttttttataaataacaaaaaccatCTTGTTTGTGTGTTAGTTGTTTGATGTGTGTTTATTACGAAAACTCAAGAGCAAATAGTGAAGCACGAAGATTTAATATGCACCAGAAAACGAAGTAAAAGTAAACGAAAACGAACTTGCAGCTTAATATCGGTCAACTCTATACCGCCTTAAATCGTAACAGAGCAATGAGAATCGATTGTATCGTATCCGCACAAAAAAGCTAAAGAGCTACCATAAAAaatggtcacccatccaatttaagAACGTGCCAGCCattgcttaacctcgatttttatttttttgcggAACTCGATTTTATACATAACCTAgtgatataaatgttttatttctttctattttgaatttttttatcttggtTTGGCTAGTAGTGAATAAATATGACTGTGAGAATTATAAcactaaaatgttttttatattctgttatacgttttaaataattaaaaactgtgggagtcgagcaagaattgggccagctaTCATCGGCaaagtaccacatccccacagaaaaccggcagAAATTagcagcatgctactgtggttcgttcggtgagtggggaagccggagcTTTTGCtttactcttcccagtccattccttctttccagtcgtcaatcctttccttaaccctttccccttaaaagcgggcagcgaaATCACAGCGGCACtactctgcgaatgtttacGGACGGTGGTGattgtttaccatcaggcgaaccagcaGCTCAATTGCCCACTCATGGCATAAAAAATCGAGTCATCCCGGGGGGAATGACTAGTGCTTTTTGAAGCACATATATATTATCGTATAACAGGAAATTCGCGAGGCATTCAAGCAATAAAACTTAGATAATATATCGATATACCATAGGTACATAAGTAACTCCATACATCACTTCCATACGATCATTCGTAATCAAGTCCTATAGCcgtgtatattaatatttcatccaTATGTATTTcgtataattcaatatttattctataaatttctTCCAAAACTcacagaatatattttaagcttttcttcctaaataaacttttataatttttttatacttgtacaaatttatattagctACAACTTGAAAACAAATCTCCATTGATTCTTGAATTATTCAACCATCAATCAATTTTCCAAGCCATGTTAAGGAATCCAATGTATGTATATGGGTCTGATGATGCAGCTTTATTGGCGCACTTGCATTTAGGTAAACATATGCTGCAGATGTTTGCCAAATATCAGGATAATGTCGCATTGGTAAgtgaatttatgtatttagttaaattatcTTTGAGTTTTGCGGGAAGAGAGGTACCAGTCAAGATTCTAAAGTGGAACCCAATGACAACAatcaaaaagaatcacgtgaATCCGTTGGAAATCAACAAAAGCTGACTGATTTAAGAcactccttcgtttttgggaacgtcggttaaaaagtattttacattttatttttatttactaaaaataatttaacaagtaGCGCAACCTGTGATTCAacataacaacaataatttgaaagtAATGACTACTAGTAGCattatacatgcgaaagtttgtaagaatgtatggatgtttgttactctttcacgtaaaagcATCTAGCACGATGtgtatggaatttggtacagagcTAGATTATTGtctggattaaaaaaaaaaacagtagcagtCGTGGGACtgccgatagaagtgaaaacggaactattaagttgagcgtaattaaactatatgcaaaaattatatgaaattttttatgtacgcGCACATAATACAGTCAGAAATAGTCGATGTATTAGTGTATACGTGTACACAGGCTACTGCGCGTGCGCTAGTCTGGCTCTCCATAGCTATAGATATACTATTATCATTAGCATGTCGGTGACGCGAACCGAGGATTTTACCCTCTACCAAAACGCTCAACGCGActaaagaagttttcacttcaaaaactaCTTTTTAGCTAGGTACTATGCAAGTTATATTAAGTTGAAATTAACGTTTgttaatctactatataaaaataagtcgggttttccttcctgacgctataactccagaacgcattaaccgatttccacggttttgcattcgttggaaagatcttgggctccgtgaggtttatagcaaagaaaattcaggaaaaatttgaacaaaaaagcgggaaaataatttttcacatacagccatctggtggcgaaacggagttcgccgggtttgctagtttaatataaatcaaatttttaagttGCCCTTAAATTCTGTTACAATCAATTTAGGATGTTAGTATAGTTTGTGCATGATTTCACATAAAtagaatcattataataaactttaaagtgcgtatgtttgtttgtttgtctttctttacAATCAAATTTACAATCGCAATCCTCTCCTtaactatctattaaaagcgagcaacgcatttgcagcggccATATCTCtgtaaatattcatagatggtggtgatcgcttgccatcaggcgaacaACCAGCTTGACTCCCgctattacatacaaaacaataactaaCTCTAATTCCAGATAGATGcagacacaaataaaaaaatgacttTCAGCGAGTTGGCTCAGCTGTCTGTTGACATAGCACTCTCGCTGAAACGTCTCAACGTGGGCGTGGGCGACGTTGTCAGCATTTGCTGCGATAAACGAATGGAGTTCATGCCGACTGTAGTGGGGATACTGTGCACGGGTGCAGCGTTCTCAGCGGCTGATAACAGCATGCTTGATGGTGAGTCTTTTTACTttgtattatcatattatctatactaatattataaagctgaagagtttgtttgtttgtttgaacacattCATGAAATACTGATCCgacttgaaaaattctttcagtgttagatagcccatttattaaggaaggctataggctaggGGCGAGgcggggcggaccactagtaatatatattaagattataaatgtagaagtttgtaagtattgatggatggatgtttgatACTCCTTGCGAAAACGAATTATTGTATCtgtatgtaatttggtacagagataggtTATAGTCCGGATTAACACATAGGTTACTtattacccgggtaccacgcgagtaaCGCCGCGGCTACAGAtcgtaagaaataaaaatagtttattcgGACCAAANNNNNNNNNNNNNNNNNNNNNNNNNNNNNNNNNNNNNNNNNNNNNNNNNNNNNNNNNNNNNNNNNNNNNNNNNNNNNNNNNNNNNNNNNNNNNNNNNNNNNNNNNNNNNNNNNNNNNNNNNNNNNNNNNNNNNNNNNNNNNNNNNNNNNNNNNNNNNNNNNNNNNNNNNNNNNNNNNNNNNNNNNNNNNNNNNNNNNNNNNNNNNNNNNNNNNNNNNNNNNNNNNNNNNNNNNNNNNNNNNNNNNNNNNNNNNNNNNNNNNNNNNNNNNNNNNNNNNNNNNNNNNNNNNNNNNNNNNNNNNNNNNNNNNNNNNNNNNNNNNNNNNNNNNNNNNNNNNNNNNNNNNNNNNNNNNNNNNNNNNNNNNNNNNNNNNNNNNNNNNNNNNNNNNNNNNNNNNNNNNNNNNNNNNNNNNNNNNNNNNNNNNNNNNNNNNNNNNNNNNNNNNNNNNNNNNNNNNNNNNNNNNNNNNNNNNNNNNNNNNNNNNNNNNNNNNNNNNNNNNNNNNNNNNNNNNNNNNNNNNNNNNNNNNNNNNNNNNNNNNNNNNNNNNNNNNNNNNNNNNNNNNNNNNNNNNNNNNNNNNNNNNNNNNNNNNNNNNNNNNNNNNNNNNNNNNNNNNNNNNNNNNNNNNNNNNNNNNNNNNNNNNNNNNNNNNNNNNNNNNNNNNNNNNNNNNNNNNNNNNNNNNNNNNNNNNNNNNNNNNNNNNNNNNNNNNNNNNNNNNNNNNNNNNNNNNNNNNNNNNNNNNNNNNNNNNNNNNNNNNNNNNNNNNNNNNNNNNNNNNNNNNNNNNNNNNNNNNNNNNNNNNNNNNNNNNNNNNNNNNNNNNNNNNNNNNNNNNNNNNNNNNNNNNNNNNNNNNNNNNNNNNNNNNNNNNNNNNNNNNNNNNNNNNNNNNNNNNNNNNNNNNNNNNNNNNNNNNNNNNNNNNNNNNNNNNNNNNNNNNNNNNNNNNNNNNNNNNNNNNNNNNNNNNNNNNNNNNNNNNNNNNNNNNNNNNNNNNNNNcaattattatattaattataaaaaacatatttaattg from Zerene cesonia ecotype Mississippi unplaced genomic scaffold, Zerene_cesonia_1.1 Zces_u007, whole genome shotgun sequence encodes:
- the LOC119839049 gene encoding PR domain zinc finger protein 5-like → MESSIMVETLPLLGNCCLCLRLDVVKSMLSTELGGKQTETYSDILLKCFSINVTDLDVEDTKCLICEGCIDQLTLCLKFRKQVEDSLKSLEAAARLKRADENAMSVKEEISKEADMGNASASDDDEMLLSHFKQESNSDYIDDEINEDILNGMTLKAEPDEYRPRKARRKLPTAKKKMTYSIVCKKVADLEDAEALVAAGLFPFKLNRDDSFSCTICPEKSANLDDLKAHVCQHSASNIAAAIKKMEHSSSQRFQKNGRLLRCKSCSADVHSYEDMKRHMETCRNGCRLNKLPFKLEKDQLDCPVCKKRFLNFVTLNTHMNEHYPNHTCDSCGKAFASRSRLRGHLRTHEVGSFPCRFCDVVFDKVTKRENHVSKEHKSGIRYVCKRCNISLSSFYARQKHLAEVHDEELKRYKCKACTQSYITPGHLSSHVRRDHLNERNHKCTKCELAFYTRNSLKMHMIKHDGERIHVCSICNKSYQRLKTLREHMRIHNNDKRFICPVCGRAFTQKCTLKGHLKVHERSLN